Proteins from a genomic interval of Aphelocoma coerulescens isolate FSJ_1873_10779 chromosome 24, UR_Acoe_1.0, whole genome shotgun sequence:
- the FOXRED1 gene encoding FAD-dependent oxidoreductase domain-containing protein 1 isoform X1, whose amino-acid sequence MGQTLRDQLPAAGSGGRGWIPPGTHPDPRPPDEADVVVVGGGVVGWSVAYWLKVLEGWQRRHGMRVLVVERDPMYSRASTVLSVGGIRQQFSLPENIQMSRFSASFLRDINVCGVAFMGGGEFGESSPTHRGPSISLQEHLGVPNESPIDIQFQPSGYLFLASPQSAAALEATAQLQRDEGAQVTLLSPTQLKAKFPWINTEDVAVASYGLEDEGWFDPWTLLNAFRRKATSLGVQSCSGEVRAFVTSANHVTPPAPPSARIKYVHIYMPDSLEYQPVACAIVVNAAGAWAGKLLEADGLPRALCQPPLPIQPRKRYVFSWHCRNGPGLSCPFLIDTSGAYFRRDGFAGNYLGGMSPSEEEEPDPSDLSVDHDYFQEQVWPRLARRVPAFESLRVQGSWAGYYDYNTFDQNAVLGPHPRLENLFLAAGFSGHGLQHSPAAGRAVAELVIKGRYETLDLRRLGWDRLVEGEPLEEHGVV is encoded by the exons ATGGGACAGACCCTGAGGGATCAGCTGCCGGCCGCGGGGAGCGGAGGACGGGGCTGGATCCCCCCGGGGACCCACCCGGACCCCCGGCCCCCCGACGAGGCCgatgtggtggtggtggggggcgGCGTGGTGGGCTGGTCCGTGGCCTACTGGCTGAAGGTGCTGGAGGGCTGGCAGCGGCGGCACGGAATGAGGGTGCTCGTGGTGGAGCGGGACCCCATG TATTCCAGAGCCTCCACGGTGCTGTCGGTGGGGGGGATCCGGCAGCAGTTTTCCCTCCCGGAAAATATCCAAATGTCCCGTTTCTCTGCCAGCTTCCTCCGTGACATCAATGTATGTGGGGTTGCTTTTATGGGcgggggggagtttggggaatCCAGCCCCACTCACCGTGGTCCCTCTATCTCCTTACAGGAGCACCTTGGGGTGCCAAATGAGTCCCCCATCGAcatccagttccagccctcGGGATATCTGTTCCTGGCATCCCCCCAGAGCGCTGCCGCGCTGGAGGCCACTGCCCAGCTCCAGAG GGACGAAGGGGCACAGGTGACCCTGCTGTCCCCCACCCAGCTGAAGGCGAAATTCCCCTGGATAAACACGGAGGATGTGGCTGTGGCATCCTATG GTCTGGAGGATGAAGGCTGGTTCGACCCCTGGACCCTCCTCAACGCTTTCCGGCGCAAAGCCACATCCCTGGGGGTCCAGAGCTGCTCCGGGGAGGTGCGAG ctTTTGTCACCTCGGCCAACCACGTGACGCCACCAGCACCGCCGTCGGCGCGCATCAAATACGTCCAC ATCTACATGCCAGACAGCCTGGAATACCAGCCGGTCGCCTGTGCCATCGTGGTCAATGCCGCCGGCGCGTgggctgggaagctgctggagGCGGACGGGCTGCCCAGGGCGCTGTGCCAGCCCCCCCTGCCCATCCAGCCCAGGAAGAG GTATGTGTTCTCCTGGCACTGCCGCAATGGCCCTGgcctctcctgccccttcctcatcgACACCTCCGGTGCTTATTTCCGTCGGGATGGCTTCGCTGGGAACTACCTGGGTGGGATGAGCCCCTCTGAG GAGGAAGAGCCAGATCCCAGCGATCTCTCGGTGGACCACGATTATTTCCAGGAGCAGGTCTGGCCCCGGCTGGCTCGGCGGGTCCCAGCTTTCGAATCCCTGCGGGTCCAGGGCTCTTGGGCGGGATACTACGACTACAACACCTTTGACCAGAACGCGGTGCTGGGCCCGCACCCCCGGCTGGAAAACCTATTTCTGGCCGCGGGTTTTAGTGGCCACGGGCTCCAACACTCGCCAGCTGCCGGCAGGGCCGTGGCCGAGCTGGTGATCAAGGGCCGCTACGAGACCCTGGATCTGCGGAGGCTGGGGTGGGACAGGCTGGTGGAGGGGGAGCCGCTGGAGGAGCACGGCGTGGTTtga
- the FOXRED1 gene encoding FAD-dependent oxidoreductase domain-containing protein 1 isoform X2, producing the protein MGQTLRDQLPAAGSGGRGWIPPGTHPDPRPPDEADVVVVGGGVVGWSVAYWLKVLEGWQRRHGMRVLVVERDPMYSRASTVLSVGGIRQQFSLPENIQMSRFSASFLRDINEHLGVPNESPIDIQFQPSGYLFLASPQSAAALEATAQLQRDEGAQVTLLSPTQLKAKFPWINTEDVAVASYGLEDEGWFDPWTLLNAFRRKATSLGVQSCSGEVRAFVTSANHVTPPAPPSARIKYVHIYMPDSLEYQPVACAIVVNAAGAWAGKLLEADGLPRALCQPPLPIQPRKRYVFSWHCRNGPGLSCPFLIDTSGAYFRRDGFAGNYLGGMSPSEEEEPDPSDLSVDHDYFQEQVWPRLARRVPAFESLRVQGSWAGYYDYNTFDQNAVLGPHPRLENLFLAAGFSGHGLQHSPAAGRAVAELVIKGRYETLDLRRLGWDRLVEGEPLEEHGVV; encoded by the exons ATGGGACAGACCCTGAGGGATCAGCTGCCGGCCGCGGGGAGCGGAGGACGGGGCTGGATCCCCCCGGGGACCCACCCGGACCCCCGGCCCCCCGACGAGGCCgatgtggtggtggtggggggcgGCGTGGTGGGCTGGTCCGTGGCCTACTGGCTGAAGGTGCTGGAGGGCTGGCAGCGGCGGCACGGAATGAGGGTGCTCGTGGTGGAGCGGGACCCCATG TATTCCAGAGCCTCCACGGTGCTGTCGGTGGGGGGGATCCGGCAGCAGTTTTCCCTCCCGGAAAATATCCAAATGTCCCGTTTCTCTGCCAGCTTCCTCCGTGACATCAAT GAGCACCTTGGGGTGCCAAATGAGTCCCCCATCGAcatccagttccagccctcGGGATATCTGTTCCTGGCATCCCCCCAGAGCGCTGCCGCGCTGGAGGCCACTGCCCAGCTCCAGAG GGACGAAGGGGCACAGGTGACCCTGCTGTCCCCCACCCAGCTGAAGGCGAAATTCCCCTGGATAAACACGGAGGATGTGGCTGTGGCATCCTATG GTCTGGAGGATGAAGGCTGGTTCGACCCCTGGACCCTCCTCAACGCTTTCCGGCGCAAAGCCACATCCCTGGGGGTCCAGAGCTGCTCCGGGGAGGTGCGAG ctTTTGTCACCTCGGCCAACCACGTGACGCCACCAGCACCGCCGTCGGCGCGCATCAAATACGTCCAC ATCTACATGCCAGACAGCCTGGAATACCAGCCGGTCGCCTGTGCCATCGTGGTCAATGCCGCCGGCGCGTgggctgggaagctgctggagGCGGACGGGCTGCCCAGGGCGCTGTGCCAGCCCCCCCTGCCCATCCAGCCCAGGAAGAG GTATGTGTTCTCCTGGCACTGCCGCAATGGCCCTGgcctctcctgccccttcctcatcgACACCTCCGGTGCTTATTTCCGTCGGGATGGCTTCGCTGGGAACTACCTGGGTGGGATGAGCCCCTCTGAG GAGGAAGAGCCAGATCCCAGCGATCTCTCGGTGGACCACGATTATTTCCAGGAGCAGGTCTGGCCCCGGCTGGCTCGGCGGGTCCCAGCTTTCGAATCCCTGCGGGTCCAGGGCTCTTGGGCGGGATACTACGACTACAACACCTTTGACCAGAACGCGGTGCTGGGCCCGCACCCCCGGCTGGAAAACCTATTTCTGGCCGCGGGTTTTAGTGGCCACGGGCTCCAACACTCGCCAGCTGCCGGCAGGGCCGTGGCCGAGCTGGTGATCAAGGGCCGCTACGAGACCCTGGATCTGCGGAGGCTGGGGTGGGACAGGCTGGTGGAGGGGGAGCCGCTGGAGGAGCACGGCGTGGTTtga